One Pelobates fuscus isolate aPelFus1 chromosome 8, aPelFus1.pri, whole genome shotgun sequence genomic window carries:
- the OSBPL11 gene encoding oxysterol-binding protein-related protein 11, whose product MQGDPPPMRVSDNEGKLNVVPSPPSHRATGRSAGSKAWQYSDHMENIYGYLMKYTNLVTGWQYRFFVLNNEAGLLEYFVNEQSRNQKPRGTVQLAGAVISPSDEDSHTFTVNAASGELYKLRASDAKERQHWVSRLQICTQHHTEAIGKNNPPLKSRSFSLASQGSGNSPNSQRRPSQNAASFFNLGHHRASHINRRAQALPQDHLGDVREMMTRAESQQRELMRSIEGLPSSGQLSALDQDLLMLKATSMATMNCLNDCFHMLHQQHAAFSKHILPPGTINWLEPRITLSNHLKNGDDTGFYAETDKEQDLLTEVPSVSQSIQMTREPEDIDPDDELEDDSELTEDDLGAVEEQRSVILHLLSQLKLGMDLTRVVLPTFILEKRSLLEMYADFLSHPDLFLSISTGQTAEERMVRFVEYYLTSFHEGRKGALAKKPYNPIIGETFHCSWQVPKDTLCTPKPADHPPNAHDEVTEANEKDFYTVRFVAEQVSHHPPVSGFYAECPERKMCVNTHVWTKSKFMGMSIGVTMIGEGVLHLLEHSEEYTFTLPCAYARSILTVPWVELGGKVNVNCAKSGYSATITFHTKPFYGGKLHRVTGEVKHNASNSVVCKIQGEWNSVLEFMHSNGETKCVDLTKLGVTRKRVRPVDKQGLFESRRLWSHVTEALKEKNIEKATEHKRALEERQRAEQRLRVETETSWETKYFMKEGDGWVYNSPLWKSSDSGL is encoded by the exons ATGCAGGGAGACCCGCCACCAATGAGGGTCTCTGACAATGAGGGCAAGTTGAATGTGGTTCCCAGTCCCCCCAGCCATCGGGCGACTGGCAGGAGTGCAGGTTCCAAGGCTTGGCAATACAG TGACCACATGGAAAATATCTATGGGTACCTGATGAAGTACACCAACTTAGTCACTGGCTGGCAGTACCG ATTTTTCGTTTTGAATAATGAAGCGGGACTGCTGGAATATTTTGTTAATGAGCAGTCGAGGAATCAGAAGCCGCGGGGTACAGTTCAGCTAGCAGGAGCAGTGATTTCCCCCAGTGATGAAGATTCTCATACGTTCACTGTGAATGCTGCCAGCGGGGAGCTATACAAGCTCAGAG cctcggatgccaaaGAGCGGCAGCATTGGGTGAGCCGGCTTCAGATTTGCACACAGCACCATACCGAGGCTATTGGGAAG AATAATCCTCCTCTGAAGTCACGTAGTTTCTCTCTGGCATCTCAAGGCAGCGGAAACTCTCCGAACTCACAGCGCCGGCCCAGCCAAAACGCAGCTTCCTTTTTCAACCTTGGCCATCACAGAGCGTCTCACATTAACAGACGTGCCCAGGCCCTCCCGCAGGACCACCTGGGAGATGTCCGAGAG ATGATGACGCGGGCCGAGAGTCAGCAGAGAGAGTTGATGCGCAGTATTGAGGGCCTCCCTTCCTCTGGTCAACTAAGCGCCCTAGACCAGGATCTCCTGATGCTTAAAGCCACGTCCATGGCTACAATGAACTGTCTGAATGATTGCTTCCACATGCTACACCAACAGCACGCTGCATTCAGCAAGCATAtcctgcctccag GAACCATTAACTGGCTGGAACCGAGGATCACGCTGTCCAACCACCTAAAGAATGGAGATGACACGGGTTTCTACGCCGAGACCGACAAGGAGCAGGACTTGCTGACTGAAGTGCCCAGCGTGTCCCAAAGCATCCAGATGACCAGG GAACCAGAGGACATAGACCCAGACGATGAGCTGGAGGATGACAGTGAGCTAACCGAGGATGACCTTGGCGCAGTAGAGGAGCAACGAAGCGTCATCTTACACCTCTTATCCCAGCTCAAGCTGGGTATGGACCTTACAAGG GTTGTCCTCCCTACATTCATCTTGGAGAAGCGCTCCTTATTGGAAATGTATGCAGACTTTCTGTCTCACCCTGACCTCTTCCTGTCCATCAGCACCGGTCAAACTGCCGAGGAGCGCATGGTGAGATTTGTTGAGTATTACCTCACCTCGTTTCACGAGGGCCGCAAGGGTGCTCTGGCCAAGAAGCCGTATAATCCCATTATTGGAGAAACCTTTCACTGTTCGTGGCAAGTCCCAAAAGACACTCTCTGCACCCCAAAACCTGCAGATCATCCACCTAATGCACATGATGAAGTAACAGAGGCAAATGAGAAGGACTTTTATACAGTCAGATTTGTGGCTGAACAGGTATCTCACCACCCTCCTGTCTCAGGATTCTATGCCGAGTGCCCAGAACGCAAAATGTGCGTCAATACCCACGTGTGGACGAAAAGCAAGTTCATGGGCATGTCGATTGGAGTTACCATGATTGGAGAAG GTGTGTTGCATCTCTTGGAGCACAGTGAAGAATATACTTTTACCTTGCCTTGTGCGTATGCTCGTTCGATTCTTACCGTGCCATGGGTGGAGCTTGGAGGAAAGGTTAATGTGAACTGCGCAAAGTCTGGTTACTCAGCAACCATCACTTTCCACACCAAACCGTTTTACGGAGGCAAGTTACACAG ggtgaCTGGCGAAGTAAAACACAACGCTTCAAACTCCGTGGTTTGTAAAATTCAGGGAGAGTGGAACAGCGTATTGGAATTCATGCACAGCAATGGAGAAACGAAATGTGTGGACCTCACGAAACTTGGAGTTACGCGGAAGAGAGTGCGTCCTGTGGACAAGCAAGGCCTCTTTGAGTCCAG